In a single window of the Elaeis guineensis isolate ETL-2024a chromosome 4, EG11, whole genome shotgun sequence genome:
- the LOC105043411 gene encoding LOW QUALITY PROTEIN: protein IQ-DOMAIN 22 (The sequence of the model RefSeq protein was modified relative to this genomic sequence to represent the inferred CDS: deleted 2 bases in 1 codon) — protein sequence MGRAARWLRGLLGRKKADSGGEHQAEKKKWGFVKSFREKGHQQQQQRGGPPPPSPQRRKDSYREVARSSPARATAGLVDVDGDEQNKRAIAVAAATAAVAEAAVAAAQAAAAVVRLTSSGRSVAGFAAGAGKWEEAAAVKIQAAFRGYLARRALRALKGLVKLQALVRGNIVRKQAAETLRCMQALVRVQARARACRALRSEMSRSGRGFRAHAGPPTPEKYEQAVRSSGSKSDRSCTLKRNPSKSASIDAVDSDRTHSSGWNWLDRWMEERYWDSREAAAKAGAAMDDEKNAKILEVDPGKPQFNLKRRGNNLHSSCSTLASDQNNRSFAAMPDSPSKDSTIAQLSIPSPSSVDMPQSLSPLRFHLPEPGEFGESPQFYSATSRPGSSRRGAFTPSKSECSRSLFSGYSDYPNYMANTESSRAKVRSHSAPKQRPEFENSGSIKRLSGQGLGQQHPGASAQRSSSLHAKFANKAYPGSGRLDRLGMPVRL from the exons ATGGGGAGGGCGGCGCGGTGGTTGCGCGGACTTCTGGGCAGGAAGAAGGCGGATTCTGGCGGGGAGCACCAGGCGGAGAAGAAGAAATGGGGCTTCGTCAAGTCGTTCCGGGAGAAGGGCCACCAGCAGCAGCAACAGAGAGGAGGACCCCCGCCTCCGTCACCGCAGCGGCGGAAGGATTCGTATAGGGAGGTGGCGCGGTCCTCCCCGGCACGCGCGACGGCGGGGTTGGTGGATGTGGACGGGGACGAGCAGAACAAGCGGGCGATTGCGGTTGCCGCGGCGACCGCAGCAGTGGCGGAGGCAGCCGTGGCCGCCGCGCAGGCGGCCGCCGCGGTGGTAAGGCTGACGAGCAGCGGGCGGAGCGTTGCTGGGTTCGCCGCCGGCGCTGGGAAGTGGGAGGAGGCGGCGGCAGTTAAGATCCAGGCCGCTTTCCGGGGTTATCTG GCGAGGAGGGCATTGAGGGCGCTGAAAGGGCTGGTGAAGCTGCAGGCATTGGTCAGGGGTAACATTGTGAGGAAGCAGGCGGCTGAGACGTTGCGATGCATGCAGGCATTGGTGAGAGTCCAGGCCCGGGCCAGGGCCTGCCGAGCCCTCCGGTCAGAGATGAGCAGGTCCGGCAGAGGCTTCCGCGCCCATGCT GGCCCTCCGACACCAGAGAAATATGAACAAGCGGTTCGATCAAGTGGTTCGAAGTCCGACAGGTCTTGCACTCTCAAG AGGAATCCTTCTAAATCAGCCAGCATCGATGCGGTTGATTCGGACAGAACACATTCTTCTGGTTGGAACTGGTTGGATCGGTGGATGGAGGAGCGTTACTGGGACAGCCGAGAGGCTGCTGCAAAGGCTGGGGCAGCAATGGATGATGAGAAGAATGCTAAGATCTTGGAGGTAGACCCTGGAAAGCCACAATTCAATCTCAAGAGGAGGGGGAACAATCTCCATTCTTCATGCTCGACCCTAGCCTCTGATCAGAACAACCGCAGCTTTGCCGCTATGCCTGACTCACCATCAAAGGACTCTACAATTGCTCAACTATCCATTCCTAGCCCGTCCTCCGTCGACATGCCGCAATCTCTCAGCCCCCTGAGGTTCCACCTCCCTGAGCCTGGGGAGTTTGGCGAAAGTCCCCAGTTCTATTCCGCAACATCTCGGCCTGGAAGCTCGAGAAGG GGGGCCTTCACTCCTTCGAAGAGCGAGTGCTCGCGCAGCCTATTCAGCGGGTACTCGGACTATCCCAACTACATGGCGAACACGGAGTCGTCAAGGGCGAAGGTGCGGTCTCACAGTGCACCGAAGCAGCGGCCCGAGTTCGAGAACTCAGGCTCGATCAAGAGGCTCTCGGGGCAGGGGTTGGGGCAGCAGCATCCTGGAGCATCAGCCCAGAGGTCATCTTCTCTGCATGCGAAGTTCGCCAACAAGGCCTACCCAGGTTCCGGCCGGCTGGATAGATTAGGGATGCCCGTTAGACTCTGA